In the Ammospiza caudacuta isolate bAmmCau1 chromosome 4, bAmmCau1.pri, whole genome shotgun sequence genome, ttgaaacTTCACAAGGAAGTGTGACTCACAGGTTTTGATTCCTTTTATATGGAAGCTTTAAGGAGTCTCCCCTTTATAAtgtgtattaaaataaaaactctttTAATGTTTTCCTCATTCATACCAGGAGCTGTTGGTGGAAATAAGTCAGTTTCTCTAAACATGCCTGTCAAGTACTTAAATACTACTCACAACTTTCAGCTatcaaatatataatttaaattacttCTCTTCAAGCTGCTGCATGAGTGTTTAATCTGCTAAattctaaattttcttttttagaaaaGTACTGGAAAAAATACCAGTATGCAGCTAAATTTGTGCAGTTGGTGagaacaaaaacccccaaagtgACGTTTTATACAAGATATGCCAAGTGCATGTTGATGGAAAATTCACCCCCTGCAGATGTtgaaatttgtttttatgaTGGTATGTATTCATTTTTGCAGTTATGCTAATATCTAAATCATCACTTTAGGGCTGCACTAAAATATTACCTAACACTAAATAACCACCACTCCAGTTTGAAGAAAATAGTGCACTGTAAGCAGCTTTTTGGACACCCTGCCTTTATTTTAGCACTTGTAGATTTAGTTGATTCTTAATTCCTTAGtgatatttttttcaggaagtACGTGTTGCAAAAGTGTTAATTGAATTATACTTTGGTTTTATTCATGAGCTTTTATTTCCATGGTTGAACTGTTATTTTATACAGCTCAACTGAAAGTGTTGACATTTTCTTGCAGGAGCAAAGATCCATAGGACAGCTGGTGTAACTCGTGTGATTGAAAAGTCAGGGAAATCCTTCACTTTGAAAGGAGAAAGTGAAGCAGGGTTGAAGAAGGAAATCCAGGCTTATATGGATCATGCCAATGAGGTGAGGTGTTTTACACAGACCTTTTCCAAGCATCTTCCTGAAAATTCACCTTCCCTTTCACAAATGTGCCTCCTGTGTTGCTCTGCATGTTTTTCATTACACTATTAAAGAGGGAGGGTGTTGTTTCTGGAAGAACAAATATCAGAGTAGAGGTAATGGTTACAATCCCTCACAAGCAAGACTGAGGGGAAATTCTTACTAGTGTGTAAAGCAGGTTTGTCTGTCTGGTGAAAGGATTAGACACTACAAATGAAGCTGCTTTATACAACTTGAAAAATTCAGTACTGTTGAAGTTTCCTTAGGTGGCCTCACTTGCCACAAAATGTGTATGAAATAGTTATACAAGTCTCAGTTTAAAACTTGAATAAACTCCTCATTTCAGGGACATCGTATATGCCTTGCACTGGAATGTgctgttttggaagaagagaaaaggagtGGAAGTGCTCCATTTTTTCCAATAATTGTTGGAAGGTAATATCTTTCAGTTCAAAATACTGATGTATTtgaatatttatgtatttattgaATATTTATTGCATACTTATGTACATGAACTGAAAAACAGTTCTGTAGAAAACTCCTGCCATCAAGTGCTTTGGACAGTCCATGGTAAAATGAAGGAAGAGCTGTttcttcatttgtttctttaatccCTTTTGTACAGaccttttccctgtttttctcattatttttccaGGAAACCTGGTAATACTGAATCACCACTGGCTGTAGCACCTCCACTGTTGGACAAGACAAACTATTCAAAAGAAGTTGTGGCATTGGATAGAAATCAAGCTGCCAGTTCTACTCCAGTTCAGACTCCAAACTGTGCTCCTGTAAGTACAGAAGGATGTACCATGGAGACCAGTCTCCCATGTTGCTGTTTTACTTGAATTAATGGAATTACATGTACCAACCAGTCTCCCATGTTGCTGTTTTACTTGAATTAATGGAATTACATTTGTATGGCCATGGGCTTTTATTAGCCATTTGTGAGCATACTGACTAGAATATGTGGATTTTGATACCTGGATTTAAGAGCATCTGAAAAATCAGAACACTCCAAAACTTTGCTACAAATTCCCCCTGGGAACAGAGTTTGAAAATTGCTTATTTGTGTTAGACAACAGTCTTTAGTTTGAAAGCTCTTATGTGCCCTCAGTGCTGTATAACAAATGGTGTCACAAAGGGTATTGGCACTTGATGTTGTTGTTCTGAAATTATCAAGTCTTAATGTGTATATAATAAAAGGGTAAGTGAGAATATATGTGTAGCCAATAAGGCTTTGTGAGCAATTTCATCTGGTTTGTTTAAAAGGCCCACCAAGCTTTGGTTCCTGATAAAACTTCCTCAGCTGACTGAATCATACTGGGGCCTTGGCACACTGAGTTTGTATTGTGAGCTTTGTTGAATATACATCAATCTACATTTGTAGGATCTGCATCTGTTTGATTGTGTAGTTCATGTCCCTAGTACAGAATCCTGCACATTTCCACCTGCCTGAAGTGAACAGACGACAAAAAGTTGTGtccctgtggggtttttctacTGTAATGCTGTGAAATGAAGCATGGAGGCTGAATCTGTCTGTACACATGAACAGGTGGCACTGaccactgcagcccctcaggaGGATTAATGCCAAGGTTGTTAATTCTGTTCATTCTGTGCATCTCTGGCTTTTAGGTGGTGCCCTGTGAAAAGCCTACATTTCTGACTGACACTGTTGAAAAGACCTGCTCCTCTGTTCATCCAACGGAATGCAGCCCAAATTCAGCCCAACTTGTCAAATCTGTTTTTGTGAAAAATGTTGGTTGGGCTTCTCAGGTGGGAAATTAATAAAGGAGGCATGTCTGTTCTTTTTCCTATGAGGTTGAGATATCTATTTTTTATTGAAAGTTGATTTGTGAGGAATCATTCAGTTGTGCACTACAGCTTAAGTCTAAAATTTGTATGCATAAAGATACTTTTAAATAAGTGTCTTAGATAAAAACCATAGTGATCTACATAACTAGAAGAAACCAAAATAATAGTTCAGTATCTCAGTTACCACAGTTTTCCTGTGGCTATTACTGCCTGTTTCAGTGTCCTTTGTCATTTAAATTTGACTCTAGTAAAAAACTGAAACTGTTTCACTTCTCTGTTCACTAATACAGATACAAAGGTGTCATGACAGAGTTTGTAATAGCTACAGACCAGATCTATATAAGAGAAATGTATTTTCCTCTAcagcaggagaagctgtttCCTGGCAAAGCcatcttccctctgcttttctgttggataagctttaaatttaaaacattctTGGCTTTCCAGATAAAGTAAGCTTCCTCTCCTAACAGAAAAAGTTCTCTTGATTATATATAAAGTTTAAATTGTGTATAGCTGTGATCTCTCACAAATGGGCTTCTTTTTAGTGTTTGGCCCTTCATAAGATTTCTTTAGGAGTGGTTAAGCTAAAGGTAATGCTTCATTTATCTGGTATTGACAAGGATATCTAAAGCCAAGCATCTGAAACCTGAGGAAGTCAGCATGAGACTACTTCCTCCAAAGTAAAATCCATGCCATCTTTTTCTTTGGAAGACTGACAAAATACCTAAGTCCCTTTAGGAATTTTGAAAAGCTTTCAGTTTCCATTATTAGAAGAGTTCTAGGTTtgtaattttgtattttgtatgCTCAAACCACAATGTAACCTCTCTCCTCAGCTGACCAGTGGAGCAGTATGGGTTCAGTTCAATGATGGATCCCAGCTGGTAGCCCAAGCAGGTGTCTCTTCCATCACTTACACTTCTCCAGAGGGCCAGACAAGCAGGTGAGTCTGTTCCTGCCACAAAAACATCCAGCTGAGTGCAAAGCTGCTGTACATCAGACAACTTCATAGCTGCTCCTGACTCTGGttgtaaattttaaatcttAGCACTGCCATCACTTCATAGTTGGTTAGCTTATGTAAGCTCCTTAAATAAAGAGAAGCACCCCTAGCCAACTGATAACAAATAAATATTCATTTGTTATCTGGATAACAAATGACTAAAACAAGGTGGGAATGAATCTGCTTGGTCTCCAGAGTACAGCCACTATTCATGTGTAGTATTATAAACAGGGAGCTTGAGCAAAGTCATGTTTTGAAATAACTATATTGtcatgaaataaattatttaagcaTCTCAATTTTTCTATGCTGCTTTGCCACTCCAGGTATGGAGAAGATGATAAGTTGCCAGAATACATCAAAGAGAAGCTGCACTGTCTGTCTTCTATTCTTGTAATGTTTACCAATCCTGCTGGTCCTCACTGATTCAAGGACACCGGGTGTCATGGCACAAGAGCTTAATAAACTCACTCATTGGCTTCCCAGTCAAGTGACTGATCTTACTCAGCCTATGCAGAGATTCTTCCAAAATCTGGTAAAAATCTAGGAAGGGGAGGGTTGCTCTCTTTATGTGTAGCAAATTGTGTGTGAAGTCTCAtccaaaacatatttttcattaaagtgATGGATAAACTCACTCAAGCCAAGCTTTGAGAAACTTAGTTCTTGACTGTGTTAAGTCTTTGGAAATAATCtgaatctgttttattttttttttcttactccACTGCTTACTCAGTGCCAACAATCAAGGAAAATGCATCTGTGCTGTTCAAGTATTTGTATTTGTAAATAACTTATATTTTTATGTCTTACAAGtaatatatgtaaatatgtatATGTTTTATAagtctgtttttattttttgtagcAGCAGCTTAAAACTTCTCTGCACAAGCATgttatacaaaaaaaaaataaatgcagtggTAATTGCCTGGAtctatttatttgtttcatGGTCAAGTAATGTTAAAGGAGAAGAGTTAATAACTTTAGGTGGTTTTACCTTGTTTTACCATTGAGTAATACTTAAAACAGCTGAAGTAGCATTAACAGCAGCTTTTCTCCCAAGCATTTGGCTTCAGGTGTGCTAACACTCCTGATGGTGCTTGTATCTGCACTTAAATACTCTAGGACTTCCTTATCAGGCAGGAAAAGAACTTAAATCCAAAATGATGTTGATGAAGAGTTTCAGAGGAGCTgcaagcacagcacagctgaacTGCTCCAAGCCAGTTTTCcttgttcagctgctgtttaaAAGACAGAACTTTGGTTGCTTTGTCATGTCCAAATCAAGGAAATAGCTTGCAAATAAAGAATTTAGTACTAGGAACGTTTCAAAACAATATACAAGTAGCACTTGCTATGAATTAGCTTATAAAAAAGTCCTTCACaacattttgtgattctgtagTATGAAAGCCCATAAGAATAAAACTCCTGTATCCTCTTCAGTTAGTattgaaaaaaatcatcttttaaTTCAGTAGTTTCTTAGTGTTTGAACAATTGAGTACATAGGAATAagaattatatttattaaattcAAACAGTAGAGACATTAGACAGCATAACTCATTTCTGGAGTTACTCcagaggttttttccccagtagcATTAAAAGAGCTAAACAAACCCATACAGATGAGCTTAGGCCCATTATGAAGGAAAATTAGatctcactttttaaaataaagcctGAGTGACTAAAACAGTGTAAATTCCTGTTTCTTGTACCCTAATATCAGAAGAAATAGCAGTTAACACCCAGGAGCcagttttctccttcctcttaaTTAACCACCACTGCTCAGCACAGTGCATTCATTCTCACCAAGCACAAAAGTGTAAACTATTGTGCTTAGACATTTTTTCTTGTAGTTAAGAAAAGCTGTGCATATTTCAATGCTGCAGGTTTTTCTTCTTGCTACAAAAAGGCATTCAGCAAAACAGTAGAGGAAAAATTGCACATTTGGTTCACTGGAGTTCAAGTAACAGCTGCTGAAAGTGATTTTCAATGGCTCTTGGTCAACTGAAAGACCCAAATCCCACAGGGCACCTCCcttcctgtgtttctgtcacCTGGGGGAGATGTAACAGGCTCCAGAACCAGATGTCTGTATTAACCAGTGCTTACAAGCCAACAAACCCAACATCAGGTTTGCTCAAGTAGTGCTGTCTCCATACAAAGTGCATGCAGCTCAACTAATCTTGTAGTTGCAAAAGAGTTACTAATCCTGATTCACAGAATCAAGATAATGTTTCATTTACTTCTTTCTGGAAAGGATGCACGTAACCTGTGACCTTCACAGCTGCACTCAGTGCACATGTACATCACATAAACTGTACACACTTCAAACATGCCATGGTATTGCTCTGACCTGCCAcattccttcctctgctgccagAAAAGCAGGACACAGaagccagctgcagcaggggtAACCAGTACTGGGGTATGACCAAGTTAAATGTTCTGTCAATGTGTAAGTACAGGTGTACAGTTGTTAGCACACAGCCAACAAGGTCAGTGGTTAGGTACTCCTCGTTCAAAAGCAGTAATAAACTATTACTTCTGCTTGGTTGtactgtttgggtttttctaaaatacatatttaacaATTCTCTTCCTGCATCCTCCCATATCTGACAGAAAATGCAATTAGTCTCTTGTACACTATCTCCAAGAGTAAGAGAGAGGCTACAACTACTCCACAGATCAAGCTGAATGCCCAGCGTGGCCCCAGGTGAGTGTAGATTTGGCTCACAAACACAGGCCCAAGGATCCTTGCTCCACTTCCAGAGGCAGTCAGCCATCCCATGTAGACACCCTGCAGCAGATCAAAAGCTTATGTAAGTGATACTGGCATTATTTAGCTTGCCATTAATTCCAAGCCATTAGCCTAACTGGAAAATGTAGAAGTATTTAAACAACCACTTATCTGTCTTAACTCATTAAGACACTGATTACTTTGTTTCCAAGAGTACTGCTGAGCCTCTCCAAGCTTTATTCCAAGGCTCCACTCATAGGTACTCTACTGCTTTCTAACAAAAAATAAgttctggctgtgctctggctcAAAGTATTAAGTCTCTTTCACCAAAatataacaggaaaaaaatgggcaaaagGGGGATAAAATTTTTTGTTAAGCAATAATGTAAGTTTGCTATTTTGTTTCACTGTAACTTGCTCATTCCTATGCTCATAAATACACACTTTACCTGACAAGCTAGAACAGTTTTGAGTGAAAAGTACAGAGAAATGACCTCTTCACCTCCCCAACACCACAaaagaatggaaagaaaatccaGTTTATCAGCACACAAAAAATAGCTCTACTTTTTAACCTTAgcttttcttaaagaaaacagCAAGTGCATTAAGTATTTCTGAGAAAGCAAGGGTAAGGATGTGAGATGTGAATGTGGAGGGTAAGCTAAATGAAGAGATGTTTTGTTTGACAATAAAACTtctaaaaatactgcatttatgtctttttttctaGAGTTAGGTGTATACTAAAAACTGCCCATACTGGGGGGGGTCTAGTAGTAGTCTTTATAGTAGTCTATAGAATAAACTTAGTTTATATAATACACTTAGTAAGAGACATTATTCCATGCTGGTATTCCAAATATATAATTGGTATTTAGGAAGAGGACTCTGCCAGAAGAGTCATGAAATTTTCACATTGTAAGATTTGCATGAGTAGCACAAGCCTTGCTTTCTAATTCCCCTAGAGACTTGCCTTGGATTTTGAAAAAGATTGGAGTTCCTGCAAAGTTCTGCCCTGCTTAGAACACTTATTATTCTGCCCTGCAAAGTCCTGCCCTGCTTATTATTTGGCTGATGACAAAAGGAATTTTAACTAGATCTCTCATTCTAATAAAGAGAGTGCACAGCAAGTGACATAAAGCTTTTAGGGATGGTGCTTACCTGAGGCTTTGGTCCCAGGACTTTGGAGTACAAAGTGTAGGACATGACATTGCAAACAGGATAGCCCAAGCCTATGAGCACATCAGAGCTGATGTACTGGGCCAGGTAGATCATGGGAGTGTTGAGGCACCAGGACTGTGTGACAGGGCAGCCCACAGGTTCTGCTGTGTGGTTggatggcagctgcagctctggcagacTCCAGAAAGGTGCTAACATTTCACTGGGGGCTGTTCTGGGAATGGAGttgttctttatttctgtaaaaataagTTATTCATATCATTAGGAACAAAAGTGCAATGAAAGGCTTTCAAAAGAAGGTGGTTGGTAAGACTTGAACTATACCTTGCCACTGGATATTTGGTAGTTTCTTGCCCCAAGGCAGTAAGATAAAGAATCCAACCAAGACAATCAGTAAGCCTGCATGGAGTATGGCACGCTCACCAGTCCTGCCAAACAATCAAATTGCAGTTAAATGTATCAAATAATTTAATGTAAAATTTAGGTAGCTGCTAATGACACACCCCATGATATCTGACCAAAACACTGGCAAGAAAAGTTACAAAATCCCAGCAACTTACAACCAAATTTTCTTGTGATTCAAGGAGAACAGACAGTCAAATAAGAGGGGGTTATGTTAACAGAATAAAGAACAACCACAACAGCAAGGCTGTGCCAGAATTGGAAGTATTTCATTATCATAGCAAACCCAGACTCATTACCAGTGAGAGACTTGAGTAAGAGATTTGGCCCTGCCATAAAACTTTTTACATTTAGCCAACATAagaaacaaaatcccaaaaacttACTTTTTGGATAGTGTTTTAACCACCATGAAAACAATAACTGATTCAATGCCAATCACACTAAGGATTATTCCATTATAAAAAACAGCTTCTTTCCTGGTCCAGGAATACATATCCATTGTCAGTGGAGTAGCTATACTGGAATGACAGAACAAAAATACAGTAAGCATAAAAACCTTCTTCCATACATTAGTGTCCATGCAAGTGTCTGGTATACACCAAATATACTCTGAAGCATCATTAATCTCTTTTTGATAGTTCATGAAACAATGTTGGAGTGAAAACTAAGCAAGAGTAAtagagacacaaaaaaaaaaaaaaaaattagaccCTGTGAGaacaaaaattataattttgatAATGTTTAAGTTTTAGCAACCAACCAGCCTCTGAAACCTcagttttctaaaaataatgcAACTCATGACAAAGCCAAATTGTAGAATAAATTTTAACTACATTAGAGCTCAAAAAACTTGCAGAATAAATCATATATATTCAAAGTATTTCCTAAGATAAAAAAATGAAGTACACACTTGAGCCTGAGATAATGATGCTATGTTTTACTTCTTTTCTTACAGACAGAAAATTTGGGAGTAAATAACATACATCTTTaagctaaaaaaaacccagtcatATAAAACAGTGTATTTCAGAATACAACTGTATTAACTCTAtcaaaaaaattgttttaatcaTTACTGAAATAAAAGATGCACTGAAGGTTTTGGAGATAATCAGAATCATACTAAGAAATCAcacaaaactaaaacaaaaaataaagaacaaggTACTCAAGGGAAAACATGTTTTCTCTGCAGATTTTAGCCAGCCTAagttaagcttttttttttttcagtacttAAAAAGTTGAGGATGTGGGTTAAAAAGTTTGCCTCCATTGAAAAGCTTTTACATTAATGATTTCTCTAGCACAAATATGGTAGATATGGTAAAGGTATGTACTATTCTGTACATATCTTTAGTTATTGCTGACCTTTAATTTGTTACTTCAGTTATCACTGACCTTTGATACATTATCAGTGCACATCAGCTTGACTGCCTGTGGTTTTGGACTGCTACTTAGGAAGATGAGTGGAACAGAAAAGCCTTTACATGCACTCCCACTCTAATTACTCTACATGTCTGAATATTTTGAGAGAAAACAGACAAACTCACGTTTCAAAGACAGCAAACACAAACAGGATGACAAAGAAGAGAACGTTGAGTGCTACCACAGCAACGTGGTCAATGCTTCCTTCTGTGTTCTGATCCAGAACATCACTTCCTGCAGCAACACAAAAGAACTACCTGAACTGCACACTGAGCTTTTTCTGATACCATCAAAAATTACAAACAGCGATGATTCCTTTGGTCTTCCAAGTATTTAGCATGTAAGTTGGTGGGCAGCTAGGCAGGTACACTTTGACATTCAAATTATAAAGTTTTTATATCAAAATGGAGCTGTTCAAATTTCAATTCCACTGTCAATTACAGAAAATGATTTCTAAACTGGTTACATGGTCTGTTTTCCCAATGAATCttgagtgacagcaaaataaGCAAACTTCTTGAAATATCTGAACAATGGAAACCAAAAAGTTCTCTTCTCAGGTCAAAATTACATAGCAGGATTCTCAGGATGAAAATATGGAAGGATccatacaatttttttttttttccttctttgttacCAGACAGCACCATGGGCACAACACAACAAATGAAGCAATTTCTGGACCAGCTAGGGAGAGATGCAGCCTATTTTCCACATCAGCTTCCAAGTCCATCAAACTTTAGAATACTTCTAAATGCTTCTATGTAATAAGAGAGTacttcaaaattaaaatcacagaataagtTTTCAAGGAAACACTGGTACCTTCTCCATTAGAATTGATACTTTTGTACTGGCGTCCCATGTCATCCACTCGATGCTCCCTAGAAAtgtaaaactttttttattaataCACACATTTATTTGATCTATTGTTTCTattaaaattattgtaaatgGTATCATCTATAGGATAATTATTTGCAGCTCCATTAAACATCATCTTTAAAGCTGGCACCTGACTGCAGTGAACACTGTTCAAGAAAGGAAATATTCTAGTGGGAGCATATCATATATCCATATGCATTTACACCAGTGtgataatgaaaaaaaagtccCCTGAGAATCTTAAAGGAAAGACAGACACTGAGATCCCTACAGACAACCTAATTTCTCCTTAAAGAAAATACATGGGCAGCAACTACCAACATTAAACTATATCAAGCCTAATAGTCCAAtatctttaactttttaaatCAGTTTACATTCTAGCCATAACATCACCAAGATGCCTTTATGAGCAGCAGAAAAATACAGTATTAAAGAAGGTAGAACCActtaaaaaatgaataaaaactTACAGTTTTAGCAGGTTTATTACTCCTCCTGCTGAGCAGCTATTATTTGCTCCAAGTCACCCACAAAACAAGGTAAGGTATttataaggttttttttttacttgattACCTGAATATGGCAAAGATGAGAATAATATTAATAACTCCTAAGAGAGCTCCAAATAACACAGGTGTTGTGTACATGTTCAGCTGAAGACACAGGAATTTCCACGTTACTCCTTCTTCTCCAATAAGTGTAAAACATGTCTGAAAAACTTAAAAACATCAATGTACTGTGAAAATCTTGAGAATCATTAAGAAAACATTAGAACACATAATAAAAGTTCTAACTGTCAAGTAAAATTTAAGTATTATACCTGTCAAACCTTTTACATTTTGGGAATTATACTCTAAATAAACAAAATGGATACCAGTGGGATCTCAGCTAGCCAGGAAAGTACTTgattacataaaataaaaagtataaaCAGCATCATGACACTTATAGAACTGAATTCTGACTGTACCAATAGTTAATTTTCTTGGCAgacagacaattttttttttttcttcttgctcttAATGGAAAACATTGGTCCTGGGACTGGATTATCCCTCATGCTAAGGGCAAACTAGAGAGAAAAGATGCACTGGGTGaggtttaaattaaattttagatTGGTGCAGAGCAATTGGACAAGAATGTTTCATTTATATTGGCTTAGAGAAGTATAGATTAGTGGACCCCATTTATTCAATCGTAATATCACTGAAAAACTATGCCATAAAATCCCCTGCATACAGCTGCTGAGGATTCCTACTTCCAATGCCCAATTTCAAGTAAGAGAAGTGAGGAAAGAAGATTTTGCTTTACCTGGGCCTAAAATGAAGCCAACTGCTTGGCAGGCACTGGTGTTGGCCATGGCACTCGTTCTTTCCGTCAGAGAAGTGGCACCCGCAATATACGACCGAACTACAGCCACATTGccttcaaaaaaccccaaaaccaagcAAGTGTTCATGTAAATATCAAGTTCATATTGTTAAATGTTGAGTGACATTTATTTCTGGGGTTTGTTTGCTTGGCAGGCACTGCTATTGGCCATGGCAGTCATTCATAGGCACCTGCAATATATGATCGAACTACAGCCACATTGCGttcacaaaaccaaaaccaagcaagCGTTCATCTAAATATCAAGTTCATATTGTTAAATGTTGAGTGACATTTATTTCAGGGGTTGGTTTGCTTGGCAGGCACTGGTGTTGGCCATGGCAGTCATTCTTTCTATCAGAGAATAGGCACCTGCAATATACTATTGAACTACAGCCACATTgccttcaaaaaaaccccaaaaccaagcAAGTGTTCATGTAAATATCAAGTTCATATTGTTAAATGTTGAGTGACATTTATTTCAGGGGTTGGATTCTGATTTTGCAAGGTAATAAAAGCCAGCACTCCCTCTGGTATTTTTACACAACAGCACAATTACACAATTTTGTTACAAACCACTACAGGCCAACCCTTTGCTTTGTTAATTATTGAGTTCTCATTCACATAATGATAAATATGGTATTAAAACTTAATGTTAAGCATCCTACACGAGACACAGAATGTAACAATTTCCAGAAATGTACATCCTGCTGTGTTTACCTGCTCCAAAGCCCACGAGAGCACGGGCAGTCAGCATGTAGTACTTGTTGTGGCCATGGGGCACGTGGATGTAGGCATAGAGACAATTAGCAGCTACAGAAATAGCAGTGGAAATGACCAGAGGTTCTCTCCTGGGCCTGTGGTTGGACCAGAGGCCAAAGAGGGGAGAAGCAACCATTTGGCCAATGCTGTATGAAGCTATGATCCAGCCCAGGAAACTGGCATCTGCTGTTGGATCAATCTGCAGGAACACAAGAGTCAGATCTGTGGGGAAAGCACTGCAGTGTTGACATTACCAGCAACACCCTCTGAGAATGAGTACCTGGCACACCAAGGACTCTGCACTGTCATGCTATCTCTGGGTAATAAACCTTGCATTGATCACTCCCTCcagcaatgcacccaaccaATAAAACCCTCTTTGCTTCCTGGGAATGGCTCACTGGCAGCAAACTCCAGGAGATTTTGATGTTCTGGTAGAGACAGACCTTgaacagcagggcagcaccttCCATGCCAGCAGCAAGGAGTCACTGTCTCTGCACATGCCTCATTCTGTCCTGATTTACTGCTTGTCACTCtcattttttaagattttctgatgtttacattcttgtagcaaactttctcacacactttttCTAAATAACTTattattttgcattcttttctaGAAGAAAAGAAGTTTGATAAACTGttagtttgtccagtgtcattggagaggtggcactttcacccaccaaatccactgtcacttttaaaaatctgtgagtgttaaatcaaaaaataaacttcccttttttcaccTTAAAAA is a window encoding:
- the MFSD8 gene encoding major facilitator superfamily domain-containing protein 8, producing MAAAGSAPEARPDGREPLLGSAGITADEEEEEESRDVVESQEHYKSRWRSIWIMYLTMFLSSVGFSIVIMSVWPYLQKIDPTADASFLGWIIASYSIGQMVASPLFGLWSNHRPRREPLVISTAISVAANCLYAYIHVPHGHNKYYMLTARALVGFGAGNVAVVRSYIAGATSLTERTSAMANTSACQAVGFILGPVFQTCFTLIGEEGVTWKFLCLQLNMYTTPVLFGALLGVINIILIFAIFREHRVDDMGRQYKSINSNGEGSDVLDQNTEGSIDHVAVVALNVLFFVILFVFAVFETIATPLTMDMYSWTRKEAVFYNGIILSVIGIESVIVFMVVKTLSKKTGERAILHAGLLIVLVGFFILLPWGKKLPNIQWQEIKNNSIPRTAPSEMLAPFWSLPELQLPSNHTAEPVGCPVTQSWCLNTPMIYLAQYISSDVLIGLGYPVCNVMSYTLYSKVLGPKPQGVYMGWLTASGSGARILGPVFVSQIYTHLGPRWAFSLICGVVVASLLLLEIVYKRLIAFSVRYGRMQEENC